Proteins from a genomic interval of Pseudomonadota bacterium:
- a CDS encoding F0F1 ATP synthase subunit C — protein EAIGRNPESTGRLQTVMIIGLAFIESLAIYALVVALILLFVKW, from the coding sequence GAAGCCATCGGCCGCAACCCCGAGTCGACCGGCCGTCTCCAGACCGTGATGATCATCGGTCTGGCCTTCATCGAGTCGCTGGCCATCTACGCGCTCGTCGTCGCCCTCATCCTGCTCTTCGTCAAGTGGTAA
- the atpF gene encoding ATP synthase F0 subunit B, whose product MHISVNVPTLVIQLINFMILLVALKAVLYHPMVKAISDRQGRIKKELDEAEALNREAKALKDQYETKLREAHTEAAGIVAAANSEGERRKAELIEEGRREAAFLLEKGRTDLNREQQQAMGALREQVVDLSVDMASRLFRDAVSPDQHVSLVNKFLEKARTLNVG is encoded by the coding sequence ATGCACATATCCGTAAATGTCCCCACGCTGGTGATCCAGCTCATCAACTTCATGATTCTTCTCGTGGCGTTGAAGGCAGTGCTGTATCACCCGATGGTGAAGGCCATCAGCGACCGTCAGGGACGCATCAAGAAGGAGCTCGACGAGGCCGAGGCGCTCAACCGCGAGGCGAAGGCGCTGAAGGATCAGTACGAGACGAAGCTTCGCGAGGCGCATACCGAGGCCGCTGGCATCGTGGCTGCCGCCAACAGCGAAGGTGAGCGACGCAAGGCCGAGCTCATCGAGGAAGGGCGTCGCGAAGCGGCGTTCCTGCTCGAGAAGGGCCGCACCGATCTCAACCGCGAGCAGCAGCAGGCCATGGGCGCGCTGCGCGAGCAGGTCGTTGATCTGTCGGTCGACATGGCCAGTCGTCTCTTCCGCGATGCGGTCTCGCCGGACCAGCACGTGTCCCTGGTCAACAAGTTCCTCGAGAAGGCGAGAACGCTCAATGTTGGTTGA
- the atpH gene encoding ATP synthase F1 subunit delta codes for MRSRRTSTCPWSTSSSRRRERSMLVDSAAERYATALFELAKEQGKVADIDAEMNKVALLSLGQRALSRALLAPDVASEVKASIVRKVFGASVSPLVVNFLQVLTAAGRFAALPDVARRFHGMMQDERGEVKVDVDTAVDLGAEVKTRVVEQVARHTGRVPSIQWHVDSELLGGIVVRIADNIIDYSVKSQLHELRERLLR; via the coding sequence ATGCGGTCTCGCCGGACCAGCACGTGTCCCTGGTCAACAAGTTCCTCGAGAAGGCGAGAACGCTCAATGTTGGTTGACAGCGCCGCTGAGCGCTATGCGACCGCATTGTTCGAGCTCGCCAAGGAGCAGGGCAAGGTGGCCGACATCGATGCCGAGATGAACAAGGTGGCGCTGCTCTCCCTCGGGCAGCGGGCGCTCAGTCGCGCCCTGCTGGCGCCAGATGTGGCGTCCGAGGTGAAGGCCAGCATCGTGCGAAAGGTCTTCGGCGCGTCGGTGTCTCCTCTCGTGGTCAATTTCCTGCAGGTCCTCACGGCGGCGGGGCGCTTTGCCGCGCTGCCCGACGTGGCTCGTCGCTTCCACGGCATGATGCAGGATGAGCGCGGTGAGGTGAAGGTCGACGTCGATACCGCCGTCGACCTTGGCGCCGAGGTGAAGACCCGTGTGGTCGAGCAGGTCGCTCGCCACACCGGCCGCGTGCCCAGCATCCAGTGGCATGTCGATTCGGAGCTGCTGGGCGGCATCGTCGTCCGCATCGCCGACAACATCATCGACTACAGCGTGAAGAGCCAGCTGCACGAGCTTCGCGAGCGGCTCCTGCGCTGA